The following are encoded in a window of Haloarcula halophila genomic DNA:
- a CDS encoding response regulator: MGGAGNPDGPTLGGDDVRILLVDDEIDLADVVSLHLEQRRESFSVTTAIGGNDALSTFESTEIDCVVSDYEMPGMDGLALLRELHQRDQSVPFILYTGRGSEEIASEAISAGVTDYLQKRATSDQYAVLANRIENAVARHRSERARQETELRYQNLVEASPHAIFVHRGPNILYANDSVVDLLDIDDRTEIYGTDPLSYVHPDDRDRIDRRMRKAFDERETADWAGWRLRRDDGEIRHVESRGAPVSYDGQPAVQVVLRDVTDQRRREQRLEALNDATRELLTAETPEAVAQVAVEVVESVFDEPFVAIWSYRPETDQLTTLAVTEAATERAAAERNEPRPVDTVGGDLEMDVFAAGEPRVIEGYADHDDAMTEAFETVFMLPLDEHGLLSVASVEPRTFSAAERDLLGILARSVVAAFDRLAA, from the coding sequence ATGGGAGGGGCCGGTAATCCCGATGGACCGACTCTGGGTGGCGACGACGTTCGTATACTGCTCGTCGACGACGAGATCGATCTCGCAGATGTCGTCTCGCTGCACCTCGAACAGCGCCGTGAGTCGTTTTCGGTAACGACTGCGATCGGTGGCAACGACGCGCTGTCGACGTTCGAGTCGACGGAGATCGACTGTGTCGTCAGCGACTACGAGATGCCGGGGATGGACGGACTCGCCCTCCTTCGGGAGCTCCACCAGCGCGACCAGTCGGTCCCGTTCATCCTCTATACCGGCCGCGGGAGCGAGGAGATCGCGAGCGAGGCGATCTCGGCCGGTGTCACCGACTACCTCCAGAAGCGCGCGACCAGCGACCAGTACGCCGTCCTCGCCAACCGCATCGAGAACGCCGTGGCACGACACCGCTCCGAACGGGCCCGCCAGGAGACGGAACTGCGCTACCAGAACCTCGTCGAGGCGTCGCCACACGCGATCTTCGTCCACCGCGGACCGAACATCCTCTATGCGAACGACTCGGTCGTCGATCTGCTTGATATCGACGACCGCACCGAGATCTACGGTACCGACCCGCTCTCGTACGTCCACCCCGACGACCGCGATCGGATCGACCGTCGGATGCGGAAGGCCTTCGACGAGCGCGAGACGGCCGACTGGGCCGGCTGGCGACTGCGCCGTGACGACGGCGAGATCCGCCACGTCGAGAGCCGTGGCGCTCCGGTCTCCTACGACGGCCAGCCGGCAGTCCAGGTCGTGCTCCGGGACGTGACCGACCAGCGCCGACGGGAACAGCGCCTCGAAGCGCTCAACGACGCGACACGGGAGCTACTGACGGCGGAGACGCCGGAGGCGGTCGCACAGGTCGCGGTCGAGGTCGTCGAATCGGTGTTCGACGAGCCCTTCGTCGCGATCTGGTCCTACCGGCCCGAGACCGACCAACTGACGACGCTGGCGGTCACTGAGGCCGCTACCGAGCGTGCAGCGGCCGAGAGGAACGAGCCCCGTCCTGTCGACACGGTGGGCGGCGATCTGGAGATGGACGTGTTCGCGGCCGGCGAACCCCGCGTGATCGAGGGCTACGCCGACCACGACGACGCGATGACGGAGGCGTTCGAGACGGTGTTCATGCTCCCGCTCGACGAGCACGGGCTGCTCAGCGTCGCCTCTGTCGAACCGCGCACGTTCTCGGCCGCCGAGCGGGACCTGTTGGGTATCCTGGCCCGGTCGGTCGTCGCGGCGTTCGACAGACTGGCGGCGTAG
- a CDS encoding GTP cyclohydrolase IIa: MTADSAVQFSLVQLDDYGPWTVTPEPRRETSLQALQSRLYADLADFVGDRDGYVFPGRFDNMVAATNGIDPVAHRRFQERVRNHYPVTASIGVGTGETPAAALGAASEQLQTTGSAQDADRRERLAAPHERSPTGPLSVAHFDVVDATGTYTDRVNAVDAELIVRRATATLAEYMRRDHDAVTSFVGGDNVIAICPVLSDSAYDEAVEHVRAATDVDLRVGVGTARSPFAAGQAAKHALETGRETGASVTTPDSAPVNADD, translated from the coding sequence GTGACAGCGGATTCTGCGGTCCAGTTCTCGCTGGTCCAACTCGACGACTACGGCCCGTGGACGGTGACGCCGGAACCCCGGCGCGAGACGTCGCTCCAGGCGCTGCAATCGCGCCTGTACGCCGACCTCGCGGACTTCGTGGGCGACCGTGACGGCTACGTCTTCCCCGGGCGGTTCGACAACATGGTCGCGGCGACCAACGGGATCGATCCGGTAGCCCACCGCCGGTTCCAGGAACGGGTCCGGAACCACTACCCGGTCACCGCCAGCATCGGCGTCGGGACCGGCGAGACGCCGGCCGCCGCGCTGGGCGCGGCGAGCGAACAGCTCCAGACGACCGGCAGCGCACAGGACGCCGACCGACGGGAGCGACTGGCCGCACCGCACGAGCGATCCCCCACGGGACCGCTCTCGGTGGCTCACTTCGACGTCGTCGACGCGACCGGTACCTACACCGACCGGGTCAACGCCGTCGATGCCGAACTGATCGTCAGGCGGGCGACGGCGACGCTCGCGGAGTACATGCGCCGAGACCACGACGCCGTGACGAGTTTCGTCGGCGGCGACAACGTCATCGCGATCTGCCCGGTCCTCTCCGATTCGGCCTACGACGAGGCCGTCGAACACGTCCGGGCGGCGACCGACGTCGACCTCCGGGTCGGGGTCGGGACGGCCCGCTCGCCCTTCGCCGCGGGACAGGCGGCCAAACACGCGCTGGAGACCGGCCGGGAGACGGGCGCGAGCGTCACGACACCCGACTCCGCGCCCGTCAACGCCGACGACTGA
- a CDS encoding lactate utilization protein produces the protein MSQNKDGYAEQVSYDESLDDHPTDDELDEAVESLEDHGFDVVVVEDSDAALAELQSRIPTGASVMDGHSTTLEEIGFMDHLMEGDHDWENRHAEVYGIDDDAERLRARREAQASDYFVGSVNAIAATGELVAADASGSRIGAYPFAAEKLLLVAGTNKIVDDLDAALDRLEEVAYPLEDARAQEAYGQGSLIAKQLIYRHETEDDRTTLVLVRESLGY, from the coding sequence GTGTCTCAGAACAAAGACGGCTACGCCGAGCAGGTCTCCTACGACGAATCGCTTGACGACCATCCCACAGACGACGAACTGGACGAGGCAGTCGAGAGCCTCGAAGACCACGGGTTCGACGTGGTCGTCGTCGAGGACAGCGACGCGGCACTCGCCGAACTCCAGTCGCGGATTCCGACCGGCGCGTCGGTGATGGACGGCCACTCGACGACGCTGGAGGAGATCGGGTTCATGGACCACCTCATGGAGGGCGACCACGACTGGGAGAACCGCCACGCCGAGGTGTACGGCATCGACGACGACGCCGAACGCCTGCGCGCCCGCCGGGAAGCCCAGGCCAGCGACTACTTCGTCGGTAGCGTCAACGCCATCGCCGCCACCGGCGAACTCGTCGCCGCCGACGCCTCCGGCAGTCGGATCGGCGCGTACCCGTTCGCGGCCGAGAAGCTCCTGCTCGTCGCCGGCACCAACAAGATCGTCGACGACCTCGACGCCGCGCTGGACCGACTCGAAGAGGTCGCCTATCCTCTGGAAGACGCCCGCGCACAGGAGGCCTACGGTCAGGGCAGCCTCATCGCGAAACAGCTGATCTACCGCCACGAGACCGAGGACGACCGGACGACGCTCGTACTCGTCCGCGAGTCGCTGGGGTACTGA
- a CDS encoding TIGR03571 family LLM class oxidoreductase: MTDSHENAGFRRLFGGDELTVGTGFPLTGDAESRPPVERETELIEHAESLGYAGLWARDVPLYWPRFGDAGQTFDPWTWLSHAAAHSTDIALGTASVVLPLRHPLHVAKQAASLDRLSEGRFVMGVATGDRDPEFPAFGVDNDDRGELFRESVDALRACWREEYPDHSGSWGHLDGELDVVPKPTAETVPLLPTGNARQSVEWLGEHGDGWLFYHLPMDTLESYLADWRDAAGEKPYAMAMQVALADDPTADPTPVHQGYRAGSEWFVQYLRDLDALGVDHLLVSTPGDDPERELTRFAEQVIERV, encoded by the coding sequence GTGACCGACTCGCACGAGAACGCGGGCTTCCGTCGCCTGTTCGGCGGGGACGAACTCACCGTGGGCACGGGGTTCCCCCTGACCGGCGACGCCGAGTCACGCCCCCCGGTCGAGCGAGAGACGGAACTGATCGAACACGCCGAATCGCTGGGCTACGCCGGCCTGTGGGCCAGAGACGTTCCCCTGTACTGGCCCCGCTTTGGCGACGCGGGCCAGACGTTCGACCCGTGGACCTGGCTCAGCCACGCTGCCGCCCACAGCACCGACATCGCACTCGGGACGGCCAGCGTCGTGCTCCCGCTCCGGCATCCGCTTCACGTCGCCAAACAGGCCGCCTCGCTGGACCGGCTCTCGGAGGGCCGGTTCGTCATGGGCGTCGCGACCGGCGACCGTGACCCGGAGTTTCCCGCCTTCGGCGTCGACAACGACGACCGGGGCGAACTGTTCCGGGAGTCCGTCGACGCGCTGCGGGCCTGCTGGCGCGAGGAGTACCCGGACCACTCCGGCTCGTGGGGCCACCTCGACGGGGAGCTCGACGTGGTGCCGAAACCCACCGCGGAGACGGTCCCGCTGCTCCCGACTGGCAACGCCCGCCAGTCCGTCGAGTGGCTCGGCGAGCACGGCGACGGCTGGCTGTTCTACCACCTGCCGATGGACACCCTGGAGTCGTATCTGGCCGACTGGCGCGACGCGGCGGGCGAGAAACCCTACGCGATGGCGATGCAGGTGGCACTCGCCGACGATCCGACGGCCGACCCGACGCCGGTCCACCAGGGGTATCGTGCCGGCAGCGAGTGGTTCGTTCAGTACCTCCGGGATCTCGACGCGCTGGGTGTCGACCACCTGCTCGTCTCGACGCCCGGCGACGACCCCGAACGGGAACTGACGCGGTTCGCCGAACAGGTCATCGAACGGGTGTGA
- a CDS encoding IMP cyclohydrolase, producing MYVGRFVVVGPECGAYRVSSRSFPNRQAVERDGTVTVEPTPDAPETDNPYISYNGVRVTERGAVVGNGSHVDPIAEKLELGYPARDALAEPLLALDFEKDDYDTPRIAGIVGVDAADPTTAADGPGAVIGTVRRDALLVEEVTEPTLVATYEEDSPTPFELAATDAESAAREVYDHEFEHAVCAAGVAGEADEFDVAVYNGE from the coding sequence ATGTACGTCGGACGCTTCGTCGTCGTCGGTCCCGAGTGTGGCGCCTACCGCGTCTCCTCGCGGTCGTTCCCGAACCGCCAGGCCGTCGAGCGGGACGGCACCGTCACCGTCGAGCCGACCCCGGACGCGCCGGAGACGGACAACCCCTACATCTCCTACAACGGGGTGCGAGTCACCGAGCGTGGCGCGGTCGTCGGCAACGGCTCCCACGTCGACCCCATCGCCGAGAAACTCGAACTGGGTTATCCGGCCCGGGACGCCCTGGCCGAGCCACTGCTTGCGCTCGATTTCGAGAAAGACGACTACGACACGCCCCGGATCGCGGGTATCGTCGGCGTCGACGCCGCGGACCCGACGACGGCGGCCGACGGACCGGGCGCGGTCATCGGGACCGTCCGCCGGGACGCCCTGCTCGTCGAGGAAGTGACCGAGCCGACCCTGGTCGCTACCTACGAGGAGGACAGCCCGACGCCGTTCGAGTTGGCGGCGACCGACGCCGAGAGTGCGGCCCGAGAAGTGTACGACCACGAGTTCGAGCACGCAGTCTGTGCGGCCGGTGTCGCGGGCGAAGCCGACGAGTTCGACGTGGCAGTCTACAACGGCGAGTAG
- a CDS encoding metallophosphoesterase family protein, whose translation MKLGVLSDIHGNRVALRAVLADMPAVDMLVCAGDVVGYNPWHADCVDAMRGVGEADGYPDEEVPTVMGNHDRAVAGTTPFAFNGMAKAGVEHATEQLDDDQLDWLSALPDETHVCDDRVKLVHGHPDDPDHYTYPDEFGPDLLGEEDVLVMGHTHRQYHERYEDGVVMNPGSVGQPRDGDHRAAYAVLDLETLSVDEHRVGYDTDAVIHAVSDAGLPREIGFRLTQGR comes from the coding sequence ATGAAACTCGGCGTTCTCTCTGATATCCACGGGAATCGGGTGGCGCTCCGGGCGGTGTTGGCCGACATGCCAGCGGTCGATATGCTCGTCTGTGCCGGCGACGTGGTGGGGTACAACCCCTGGCACGCCGACTGTGTCGACGCGATGCGTGGGGTCGGCGAGGCCGACGGCTATCCGGACGAGGAAGTACCGACAGTGATGGGCAACCACGACCGCGCGGTCGCCGGGACGACACCGTTCGCGTTCAACGGGATGGCCAAAGCGGGCGTCGAGCACGCGACCGAACAGCTCGACGACGACCAACTCGACTGGCTCTCGGCCCTGCCCGACGAGACACACGTCTGTGACGACCGGGTGAAACTGGTTCATGGCCACCCCGACGATCCGGACCACTACACGTATCCCGACGAGTTCGGCCCGGACCTGCTGGGCGAGGAGGACGTCCTCGTCATGGGACACACCCACCGGCAGTACCACGAACGCTACGAGGACGGCGTGGTGATGAACCCCGGCAGTGTCGGCCAGCCACGCGACGGCGACCACCGGGCGGCCTACGCCGTCCTCGATCTGGAGACGCTGTCGGTCGACGAACACCGGGTCGGGTACGACACCGACGCCGTCATCCACGCCGTCTCCGACGCCGGTCTCCCCCGCGAGATCGGCTTCCGCCTGACCCAGGGTCGGTGA
- the fer gene encoding ferredoxin Fer, whose translation MESPYDVLGLDEDADERAIVDAYRRRVKEVHPDQGGSVEAFQEVKTAYERIQNGWEPGEPVPDPTPEPEPPEPAGPTVEYLNYEVIEDHGWSIDDEDLFEKADRLALSRADYGEFELDADGNGSLLEAAEERGYAWPFACRGGACTNCAVAVVEGEMPSPKSHILPSDLLDRGIRLSCLTAPTTDVKIVYNVKHMPEVSDLLLPASRFEQASTD comes from the coding sequence GTGGAGTCCCCATACGACGTCCTGGGTCTCGACGAGGACGCCGACGAGCGAGCGATCGTCGACGCCTACCGCCGGCGCGTCAAGGAAGTCCACCCCGACCAGGGCGGGTCTGTCGAGGCGTTTCAGGAGGTCAAGACGGCGTACGAGCGGATCCAGAACGGCTGGGAACCCGGCGAGCCCGTACCCGACCCGACGCCGGAGCCCGAGCCGCCCGAACCAGCCGGTCCGACCGTCGAGTACCTCAACTACGAAGTGATCGAGGACCACGGCTGGTCGATCGACGACGAGGACCTCTTCGAGAAGGCCGATCGGCTGGCCCTCTCGCGGGCCGACTACGGGGAGTTCGAACTCGACGCCGACGGCAACGGATCGCTGCTGGAGGCCGCCGAGGAGCGTGGCTACGCCTGGCCGTTCGCCTGTCGTGGCGGTGCCTGTACGAACTGTGCGGTCGCGGTCGTCGAAGGGGAGATGCCCTCCCCGAAGAGCCACATTCTGCCGTCGGACTTACTCGACCGGGGCATTCGACTCTCCTGTCTCACCGCGCCGACGACCGACGTCAAGATCGTCTACAACGTCAAACACATGCCCGAGGTCAGCGACTTGCTCCTGCCGGCCAGCCGGTTCGAACAGGCCTCGACCGATTAG
- a CDS encoding aspartate kinase: MRVVAKFGGTSLGNGDRINRAADSIAAAVQQGHEVAVVASAMGNTTDELLDGIEYEAADEDRAEIVSMGERTSVRMLKGALAARGIESVFLEPGSEDWPIITDEYGEVDVEETRKRAHALAGQLKDVVPVMTGFLAEDHHGNVTTLGRGGSDTSAVMMGNYMDADEVVIVTDVEGVMTGDPRVVEGARNVGEISVDELRSLSFRGAEVVAPSALSYKDAALGVRVVHYQHGDLLTGGTSIEGEFQNLIDLQENPVACVTVAGRAIRNSPGILAELSGAIAEEDINIEANSSGMDSLTFYVDADDADDAEALLHSRVVDDETLSSVTVEDGIAVIRVTGGDPSQSDLARRVVDPVSEAHIHLYDVITSATSVSVFVPWEDREQALELIQEVF, translated from the coding sequence ATGCGCGTAGTCGCCAAGTTCGGCGGGACGAGCCTCGGGAACGGGGACCGAATCAACCGTGCTGCGGATTCGATCGCTGCCGCGGTCCAGCAGGGCCACGAGGTCGCTGTGGTCGCGAGCGCGATGGGGAACACGACCGACGAACTGCTCGACGGGATCGAGTACGAGGCCGCCGACGAGGACCGCGCCGAGATCGTCTCGATGGGCGAGCGGACCTCCGTCCGGATGCTCAAGGGCGCACTCGCGGCCCGCGGGATCGAGTCGGTCTTCCTCGAACCGGGCAGCGAGGACTGGCCGATCATCACCGACGAGTACGGCGAGGTCGACGTCGAGGAGACCCGCAAGCGCGCCCACGCGCTGGCCGGCCAGCTCAAAGACGTCGTCCCCGTGATGACGGGCTTTCTCGCGGAGGACCACCACGGCAACGTGACGACGCTCGGACGCGGCGGCTCGGACACCTCGGCGGTGATGATGGGCAACTACATGGACGCCGACGAGGTCGTCATCGTCACCGACGTCGAGGGCGTCATGACCGGCGACCCCCGCGTCGTCGAGGGTGCCCGCAACGTCGGCGAGATCAGCGTCGACGAACTCCGCTCGCTGTCGTTCCGGGGTGCGGAGGTCGTCGCGCCGTCGGCGCTTTCCTACAAGGACGCCGCCCTGGGGGTCCGTGTCGTCCACTACCAGCACGGCGATCTGCTGACCGGTGGCACCTCCATCGAAGGGGAGTTCCAGAACCTCATCGACCTCCAAGAGAACCCCGTGGCCTGTGTCACCGTCGCCGGACGAGCCATCCGGAACAGCCCCGGTATCCTCGCCGAGCTTTCCGGTGCCATCGCCGAGGAGGACATCAACATCGAGGCCAACTCCTCTGGGATGGACTCGCTGACCTTCTACGTCGACGCCGACGACGCCGACGACGCCGAGGCGTTGCTCCACAGCAGGGTCGTCGACGACGAGACCCTCTCGTCGGTCACCGTCGAGGACGGCATCGCCGTCATCCGCGTCACCGGTGGCGATCCGAGCCAGTCCGATCTGGCTCGCCGCGTCGTCGACCCGGTTTCGGAGGCTCACATCCATCTCTACGACGTCATCACGTCGGCTACGTCGGTCTCGGTGTTCGTCCCCTGGGAGGACCGCGAACAGGCGCTCGAACTCATCCAAGAGGTCTTCTGA
- the thrC gene encoding threonine synthase: MADLQLTDHVPREADDGVWLACIECGESFAPFDTVRYTCDDCDGLLEVRYADLPTWEDFEDEGRGVWRYHETLPFEEGVTLPEGDTQLHTAPRLRDDIGVANLRIKHEGMNPTGSFKDRGMTVGVRVAQEVGVDRLACASTGNTSAALAAYGARAGLETLVLLPAGKVAAGKIAQAALHDARILEVDGNFDQCLDIVQDLAARGEVYLLNSLNPFRLEGQKTIGLEIMEEHYADHGEYPDRIVLPVGNAGNTAALYKCFRELVKAGAITEDQVPKLTGVQAEGAAPMVEAIQEGNDETRRWDEVETIATAIRIGNPVNAPKALPGIRETGGTAVAVSDEQITAAQRDVARQGIGVEPASAASVAGLRKLRRQGEIDADESVVCLTTGHLLKDPDAAAEAGRKPEPVPNDTDAILEHIDDRSSVVETVRRQASKAADSPLIPLVAGGLGAAYLYRKLRSKK; the protein is encoded by the coding sequence ATGGCCGATCTGCAACTCACCGACCACGTTCCCCGGGAAGCCGACGACGGCGTCTGGCTCGCGTGTATCGAGTGTGGCGAGTCGTTCGCTCCTTTCGACACCGTCCGCTACACCTGTGACGACTGTGACGGGCTGTTAGAGGTCCGCTACGCTGACCTCCCGACCTGGGAGGATTTCGAAGACGAAGGGCGCGGCGTCTGGCGCTACCACGAGACGCTCCCCTTCGAGGAGGGCGTCACTCTGCCGGAGGGCGACACGCAACTGCACACCGCCCCCCGACTGCGAGACGACATCGGCGTCGCCAACCTCCGGATCAAACACGAGGGGATGAACCCCACCGGCTCGTTCAAGGACCGCGGGATGACCGTCGGGGTCCGGGTCGCCCAGGAGGTCGGCGTCGACCGACTGGCCTGTGCCTCGACGGGTAACACGTCGGCGGCGCTGGCCGCCTACGGCGCCCGTGCCGGGCTGGAGACGCTCGTCCTGTTGCCAGCGGGGAAGGTCGCGGCCGGCAAGATCGCACAGGCCGCGCTCCACGACGCGCGTATCCTCGAGGTCGACGGCAACTTCGACCAGTGTCTCGACATCGTCCAGGACCTGGCCGCCCGTGGGGAGGTCTACCTCCTGAACTCGCTGAACCCCTTCCGCCTGGAGGGTCAGAAGACCATCGGCCTGGAGATCATGGAGGAACACTACGCGGACCACGGCGAGTACCCCGACCGGATCGTCCTCCCCGTGGGCAACGCCGGCAACACCGCGGCGCTGTACAAGTGCTTCCGCGAACTCGTCAAGGCCGGCGCTATCACCGAGGACCAGGTCCCGAAACTCACCGGCGTCCAGGCCGAAGGGGCGGCCCCGATGGTCGAGGCCATCCAGGAAGGCAATGACGAGACCCGTCGCTGGGACGAGGTCGAGACGATCGCGACGGCCATCCGCATCGGTAACCCGGTCAACGCACCGAAGGCGCTGCCCGGCATCCGTGAGACCGGCGGTACCGCCGTCGCCGTCTCCGACGAGCAGATCACCGCGGCCCAGCGAGACGTCGCCCGCCAGGGTATCGGCGTCGAACCCGCGTCGGCCGCGTCGGTCGCCGGCCTGCGGAAACTCCGCCGCCAGGGCGAGATCGACGCCGACGAGTCGGTCGTCTGCCTGACCACCGGCCACCTGCTCAAAGACCCCGACGCCGCCGCCGAGGCCGGCAGAAAGCCTGAACCGGTGCCCAACGACACCGACGCCATCTTGGAACACATCGACGATCGGTCGTCGGTCGTCGAGACGGTCCGGCGACAGGCGTCGAAGGCCGCCGACTCGCCGCTGATCCCGCTGGTCGCCGGCGGCCTCGGCGCCGCGTACCTCTACCGGAAGCTCCGCTCGAAGAAGTAA
- a CDS encoding helix-turn-helix domain-containing protein gives MAVNSSRNQFRELMVDDEPTLEEVMACVFGVQEHEVRTYRALRSAPDSTVEELASDLDRDRSNVNRSLSTLREKGLASRERRLLDSGGHIYQYTATPLPEARELMHETLEQWTAAVHDRIDEFEAGAE, from the coding sequence ATGGCAGTCAATTCCTCCAGGAACCAGTTCCGCGAGTTGATGGTCGACGACGAACCGACTCTCGAAGAGGTGATGGCCTGCGTCTTCGGGGTCCAGGAACACGAGGTCCGGACCTATCGGGCGCTGCGTTCGGCTCCCGACAGTACCGTCGAGGAACTCGCTTCCGACCTCGACCGGGACCGGTCGAACGTCAACCGCTCGCTGTCGACGCTCCGGGAGAAAGGGCTCGCGAGCCGCGAACGACGGCTGCTCGACAGCGGCGGCCACATCTACCAGTACACCGCGACGCCGTTGCCCGAGGCACGCGAACTGATGCACGAGACCTTGGAGCAGTGGACGGCGGCCGTCCACGACCGGATCGACGAGTTCGAGGCCGGCGCGGAGTAA
- the argF gene encoding ornithine carbamoyltransferase, with translation MPTHLLDVDDLTTEELTAVLDRAAEIKADGADSPLDQQTLGMIFEKPSTRTRVSFETGMTQLGGHAVFLGPDDIHLGHGEPVKDTSRALSRYVDFVMARVFDHADVEELAAYADVPVINALTDEAHPCQTLADLLTIREQFGDFDVSVAWVGDGNNVCQSFVLGAAMTGIDLTVATPEGYEVDDDVLERAADFDNAPETTHDPGAAVADADLVYTDVFVSMGQEDRREAKLADFEGFQVTADLLGDRPLMHCLPAHRGEEVTDEVVESDNAIVWDQAENRLHAQKGLLVWLADQ, from the coding sequence ATGCCCACGCACCTGCTCGACGTCGACGACCTGACGACCGAGGAACTGACCGCGGTGCTCGACCGCGCCGCCGAGATCAAAGCCGACGGGGCCGACAGCCCCCTCGACCAGCAGACGCTGGGGATGATCTTCGAGAAACCGTCGACACGGACCCGCGTCTCCTTCGAGACCGGGATGACCCAACTGGGCGGTCACGCCGTCTTCCTCGGCCCGGACGACATCCACCTGGGCCACGGCGAACCGGTCAAAGACACCTCCCGGGCGCTCTCGCGCTACGTCGACTTCGTGATGGCCCGCGTCTTCGATCACGCGGACGTCGAGGAACTGGCCGCGTACGCCGACGTGCCGGTGATCAACGCGTTGACCGACGAGGCCCACCCCTGCCAGACGCTGGCGGACCTGCTGACGATCCGCGAGCAGTTCGGCGACTTCGACGTCTCTGTCGCCTGGGTCGGCGACGGCAACAACGTCTGCCAGTCGTTCGTCCTGGGCGCGGCCATGACCGGGATCGACCTCACCGTCGCCACCCCCGAGGGGTACGAGGTCGACGACGACGTGCTGGAGCGTGCCGCCGACTTCGACAACGCCCCCGAGACGACCCACGACCCGGGGGCGGCCGTCGCCGACGCCGACCTCGTCTACACCGACGTCTTCGTCAGCATGGGCCAGGAAGACCGCCGCGAGGCGAAACTCGCCGACTTCGAGGGGTTCCAGGTCACGGCGGACCTGCTTGGCGACCGCCCGCTCATGCACTGTCTGCCCGCCCACCGCGGCGAGGAGGTCACCGACGAGGTCGTCGAGTCGGACAACGCAATCGTCTGGGACCAGGCGGAGAACCGGCTCCACGCTCAGAAGGGGCTGTTGGTGTGGTTGGCCGACCAGTAG
- a CDS encoding [LysW]-lysine hydrolase has product MSEAATREVDTEARELLEAVVRTPSVSRNEEEAAQRLVEFFEAHDREVWIDDVGNVRAPADDGVLLTSHIDTVPGDIPVRVEESSEGDVLWGRGSVDAKGPLCAMAVTAVRTGASFAGVVMEEVDSTGGRHLVDDRDAAPDAVVNGEPSGWEGITLGYRGLLGGTYVATSESGHSSRPENNAIQDAMDWWSAVEDEFAKDEWHPVFERVTCKPVDFDGGISTDGLSVEATMQVQLRVPPEYATDEIREIADGYLENGTVNWDDWVEPVMESPRTSVARAFRAAIRDHGGEPHLLRKTGTSDMNIYAQAWDCPMVTYGPGDSDLDHAPNEHLHLTEYDRSVAVLEDVTERLL; this is encoded by the coding sequence ATGAGCGAAGCGGCCACGCGCGAGGTCGACACCGAGGCCCGGGAACTGCTGGAAGCGGTCGTCCGTACTCCGTCGGTCTCCCGGAACGAGGAGGAGGCCGCCCAGCGACTCGTCGAGTTCTTCGAAGCCCACGACCGCGAGGTCTGGATCGACGACGTCGGCAACGTCCGCGCGCCGGCCGACGACGGCGTCCTGCTGACCTCACACATCGATACGGTGCCCGGCGATATCCCGGTCCGCGTCGAGGAATCGAGCGAGGGTGACGTCCTCTGGGGCCGAGGGAGCGTCGACGCGAAGGGACCGCTCTGTGCGATGGCTGTCACGGCCGTCCGGACCGGGGCCTCCTTCGCCGGCGTCGTCATGGAGGAAGTCGACTCCACGGGCGGCCGGCACCTCGTCGACGACCGCGACGCCGCGCCCGACGCCGTCGTCAACGGCGAACCCTCCGGCTGGGAGGGGATCACGCTGGGCTACCGCGGCCTGCTCGGCGGGACCTACGTCGCAACCAGCGAGTCCGGCCACTCCTCGCGCCCGGAGAACAACGCCATCCAAGACGCGATGGACTGGTGGTCGGCCGTCGAAGACGAGTTCGCCAAAGACGAGTGGCACCCGGTCTTCGAGCGGGTCACCTGCAAGCCCGTCGACTTCGACGGTGGCATCTCCACGGACGGCCTCTCGGTCGAGGCGACCATGCAGGTCCAGTTGCGCGTCCCGCCCGAATACGCCACCGACGAGATCCGCGAGATCGCCGACGGCTACCTGGAAAACGGCACCGTCAACTGGGACGACTGGGTCGAACCGGTGATGGAGAGTCCCCGGACCAGCGTCGCCCGGGCGTTCCGGGCCGCGATCCGGGACCACGGCGGCGAACCCCACCTCCTGCGCAAGACCGGCACCAGCGACATGAACATCTACGCCCAGGCCTGGGACTGTCCGATGGTCACCTACGGGCCGGGGGACTCGGACCTCGATCACGCGCCAAACGAACACCTCCACCTCACGGAGTACGACCGCTCGGTCGCCGTCCTCGAAGACGTGACCGAACGCCTGCTGTAA